A window of the Dunckerocampus dactyliophorus isolate RoL2022-P2 chromosome 19, RoL_Ddac_1.1, whole genome shotgun sequence genome harbors these coding sequences:
- the gpcpd1 gene encoding glycerophosphocholine phosphodiesterase GPCPD1, translated as MELSQVTLTVRGETSPGEVIAVVGSCESLGDWSHQKAAILHPASEDGITWTTSLAIPKGVVVKYRYFKGFFLEAKSADGPCQVIVNMWETHHQPRSMSPTASHLCVNDGCFGIHNGVKCVDSGWLTCQTEIRLRLHFSKTSPVSITKKKFKKSRFRIKLTLEGIEEEEDDEEEDVMSRSSLHKMTTTLEISMITAKAYKSRHSQPECGYALEPSRWTEYSIHTMDPDNLELTFEFFEEELSEHVVQGDAHPGHVGTACLLSSSFLESGKDNGVVTLPIMGRNSRQTIGKVRVDYLVIRPIPGLPCGMRASFTKYWKKRSALDVGHRGAGSTHAAKHHRVRENTIASFKSAAKHGAAYVEFDVHLSKDAVPIVYHDLTCCISTKKKNDQTLELIEVPVKDLTFHQLQLLKLAHVTAMKGNDVKASDVPEDEDDIDEHQPFPSLSQLFQALPEHVGFNIELKWICQMKDGSWEGNVSSFFNMNKFLDIILSCVLQNAGKRRVVFSCFDPDVCSMVRRKQNKYPILFLTQGISEKYPELMDIRCHSTEIAMSFAQSEDILGISAHTEELLTNLSLIGEAQSKGLVVFSWGDDNNEHENRRQLREQGIDGLIYDRICEDQGEQPNIFQVEEQHSLREVITEETLKSPTCSCYSIPCSTAPCVTTKERAGSAESDSGLSSS; from the exons ATGGAGCTCTCTCAGGTGACCCTGACTGTGAGAGGAGAAACATCTCCAG GGGAGGTGATTGCCGTCGTTGGAAGCTGTGAAAGCCTGGGCGACTGGAGCCATCAAAAAGCGGCAATCCTGCACCCCGCCAGTGAGGATGG GATCACATGGACGACATCGCTCGCCATCCCCAAGGGAGTTGTGGTCAAGTACCGCTATTTTAAAGGCTTCTTTTTGGAGGCAAAG AGTGCAGACGGTCCTTGTCAGGTGATAGTCAATATGTGGGAGACCCATCATCAGCCCCGCAGCATGAGCCCCACAG CATCTCACCTGTGTGTCAACGATGGATGTTTTGGAATTCACA ACGGGGTGAAGTGTGTCGACAGCGGCTGGCTGACGTGTCAGACGGAGATTCGCTTGCGTCTGCACTTTTCCAAGACGTCTCCGGTGTCCATCACAAAGAAGAAATTCAAGAAGTCCCGCTTCAG GATCAAGTTGACCCTGGAGGGtattgaggaagaggaggacgatGAAGAAGAAGATGTAATGAGCCGCTCGTCCCTGCACAAGATGACCACCACTCTGGAGATCAGCATGATCACTGCCAAAGCCTACAAGTCGCGCCACTCTCAGCCCGAGTGCGGGTACGCCCTGGAGCCCTCACGCTGGACCGAGTACAGCATCCACACCATGGACCCCGACAACCTGGAGCTCACCTTTGAGTTCTTTGAG GAGGAGCTGAGTGAGCACGTGGTCCAGGGCGATGCCCACCCGGGCCACGTGGGTACCGCCTGCCtcctctcttcctccttcttgGAGAGCGGCAAAGACAACGGCGTGGTCACGCTGCCCATCATGGGACGCAACTCCCGGCAGACCATCGGCAAAGTCCGAG TGGACTACCTGGTGATCAGGCCCATACCGGGGCTGCCGTGCGGCATGAGAGCCTCCTTCACCAAGTACTGGAAGAAAAGAAGCGCTCTGGACGTGGGGCACAGAGGAGCCGGCAGCACACACGCCGCCAA GCACCACAGAGTCCGAGAGAACACCATTGCCTCCTTCAAGAGCGCCGCCAAGCAT GGTGCCGCCTACGTGGAGTTTGACGTCCACCTTTCTAAAGACGCTGTTCCCATCGTGTACCACGACCTTACATGCTGCATCTCCACCAAGAAG AAAAACGACCAGACTCTGGAGCTCATCGAGGTGCCAGTGAAAGACCTGACATTCCATCAGCTGCAGCTTCTGAAG ctggCGCACGTCACTGCCATGAAAGGAAATGATGTGAAAG CTTCAGACGTGCCGGAGGACGAGGATGACATCGACGAGCATCAGCCCTTTCCGTCGCTCTCGCAG CTCTTCCAGGCGCTTCCTGAGCACGTGGGCTTCAACATCGAGCTGAAGTGGATATGTCAGATGAAG GACGGGTCATGGGAAGGCAACGTGTCGTCCTTCTTCAACATGAACAAGTTCCTCGACATCATCCTGTCCTGCGTCCTGCAGAACGCAGGAAAAAGACGTGTGGTGTTCTCTTGCTTTGATCCGGATGTCTGCTCCAT GGTGCGCCGCAAACAGAACAAGTACCCCATCCTCTTCCTGACTCAGGGCATCTCAGAGAAGTACCCCGAGCTGATGGACATCCGCTGCCACAGCACGGAGATCGCCATGAGCTTTGCTCAGAGCGAGGACATCCTG GGAATCAGCGCTCACACTGAGGAGCTGCTGACTAACCTGAGCCTGATCGGGGAGGCGCAGAGCAAAGGCCTGGTGGTGTTCAGCTGGGGCGACGACAACAACGAGCACGAGAACAGGAGGCAACTGAGAGAGCAGGGCATCGACGGCCTCATCTACGACAG GATCTGCGAGGACCAAGGAGAGCAGCCCAACATCTTCCAGGTGGAGGAGCAACACTCCCTGCGGGAGGTGATCACTGAGGAGACCCTCAAGAGCCCCACCTGCTCCTGCTACTCCATCCCCTGCTCCACGGCGCCGTGCGTCACCACCAAGGAGCGGGCTGGCAGCGCCGAGTCCGATTCGGGCCTCAGCTCCTCGTAG
- the napbb gene encoding N-ethylmaleimide-sensitive factor attachment protein, beta b, with protein MDNSGKEKEAIQLMTDADKKIKSSGSFLGGMFGGGHHKVEEACEMYCRAANMFKMAKNWSAAGGAFCKAAHLHMQLQNKHDCATSFIDAGNAYKKSDPNEAIKCLNAAIDIYTDMGRFTIAAKHHISIAEIYESDLVDIEKAIAHYEQAADYYKGEESNSSANKCLLKVGAYCAQLEQYQKAIEIYEQVGANTMDNPLLKYSAKEYFFKASLCHFIVDELNAKIAVEKYEEMFPAFSDSRECKLLKKLLEAHEEQNSEAFTEAVKEFDSISRLDQWHTTLLLRIKKTIQGDEGDLK; from the exons ATGGACAACTCCGGGAAAGAGAAGGAAGCTATCCAGCTAATGACTGACGCTGACAAGAAAATCAAGTCTTCGGGCTCCTTTTTGGGCGGGATGTTTGGAGG aggACATCACAAAGTGGAAGAAGCCTGCGAGATGTACTGCAGAGCGGCCAACATGTTCAAGATGGCCAAGAATTGGAGCG CTGCCGGAGGAGCATTTTGCAAGGCCGCCCATCTCCACATGCAGCTGCAGAACAAACACGACTGTGCCACCAGCTTCATTGACGCCGGGAACGCATACAAGAAGTCCGATCCCAATG AGGCAATCAAGTGTTTAAATGCCGCCATCGATATTTACACTGACATG GGAAGATTCACCATCGCAGCCAAACACCACATCAGCATCGCAGAGATCTACGAGTCAGACCTGGTGGACATCGAAAAA GCCATTGCACATTATGAGCAAGCAGCAGACTACTACAAGGGAGAGGAATCAAACAG TTCTGCCAACAAGTGTCTGCTGAAGGTGGGGGCTTACTGTGCTCAGCTGGAGCAGTACCAGAAGGCCATTGAGATCTATGAGCAG GTTGGAGCCAACACCATGGACAACCCTCTGCTTAAGTACAGCGCCAAAGAGTATTTCTTCAAAGCGTCTCTCTGTCATTTCATCGTGGACGAGCTGAATGCCAAG ATCGCTGTGGAAAAATACGAGGAGATGTTCCCAGCTTTCTCCGATTCTAGAGAGTGCAAACTCTTAAAG aaACTTCTGGAGGCTCATGAGGAACAAAACAGCGAGGCCTTCACAGAGGCG GTGAAGGAGTTTGACTCCATCTCTCGCCTGGACCAGTGGCACACGACACTCCTGCTGCGCATTAAAAAGACCATCCAGGGTGACGAGGGCGACCTCAAATGA